A window from Festucalex cinctus isolate MCC-2025b chromosome 12, RoL_Fcin_1.0, whole genome shotgun sequence encodes these proteins:
- the atg14 gene encoding beclin 1-associated autophagy-related key regulator isoform X2 codes for MASSSAGLASEDPTAPCPAGRPPPAPPRPHLAAGGVMVESVDDAEGLFVAVERCPLCSTSRRRLTCARCVHAGDFVYLDGRNSERCADKMARLKKLKEEKEQLQQRLLHSMRRKLRTDETKWKMMWCRAKMEHINQALIHARQGVKSDQELLLLSQEERQRLQRRASRHQQKREKLERHNRRLRDMLERRGRELSERLAQLAATRRHHVAELMAHIFPTREEKACSRDPADVSSECEAALTSSTVSELAEARRTTYLSGRWIWDDQNGETSVSITGPAVTLPGNGDCSAYYGWVDEKNASHGPEVEQVNPAHTISAALCYTTQLLTVLSHILDVGLPKKLCNSEFCGDNLSRVRFTRALNKLNTNTLHLCFSQHVDCDNLHPQHTLRNIMFLVSADNGNLGRTGPFEVSGDLEESMELVEPEAPGAAEESGEDAVSDDETDLGTEWETVPSPRFCDIPSQWNPILLSTLIG; via the exons ATGGCGTCCTCCTCAGCGGGGCTCGCCTCCGAAGACCCAACAGCCCCTTGTCCCGCGGGCAGGCCGCCGCCAGCGCCTCCTCGCCCGCACCTGGCCGCCGGCGGCGTCATGGTGGAGTCGGTGGATGACGCCGAGGGTCTTTTCGTGGCGGTGGAGCGGTGCCCGCTGTGTAGCACGTCCCGCCGGAGGCTGACTTGCGCCCGCTGCGTGCACGCCGGAGACTTCGTGTACTTGGACGGCAGGAACTCGGAGAG GTGCGCAGACAAGATGGCAAGGCTCAAGAAGCTGAAGGAAGAAAAGGAGCAGCTGCAGCAGAG gcTACTCCACAGCATGCGCAGGAAGTTGCGGACGGACGAGACG AAGTGGAAGATGATGTGGTGCCGCGCCAAGATGGAGCACATCAACCAAGCGCTGATCCACGCACGGCAAGGTGTCAAGAGTG ACCAGGAGCTCCTGCTGCTCTCCCAGGAGGAGCGCCAGCGCCTGCAGCGGCGCGCCAGCCGCCACCAGCAGAAGCGGGAGAAGCTGGAGCGGCACAACCGGCGCCTGCGCGACATGCTGGAGCGACGCGGGCGGGAGCTGAGCGAGCGCCTGGCGCAGCTGGCGGCCACCCGCCGACATCACGTCGCCGAGCTGATGGCGCACATCTTCCCCACGCGGGAGGAGAAAGCCTGCAGCAG AGACCCCGCCGACGTGTCGTCGGAGTGCGAGGCGGCGCTGACATCCAGCACGGTGAGCGAGCTGGCGGAGGCGCGGCGGACCACCTACCTGTCGGGCCGCTGGATCTGGGACGACCAGAACGGCGAGACCAGCGTCAGTATCACGGGGCCCGCCGTCACCCTGCCCGGCAACGGAGACTGCTCCGCCTACTATGGCTGGGTGGACGAGAAAAACGCCAGTCACGGCCCCG AAGTGGAGCAGGTGAACCCGGCCCACACCATCAGCGCTGCCCTGTGCTACACCACGCAGCTGCTGACCGTCTTGTCGCACATCCTGGACGTGGGCCTCCCCAAGAAGCTGTGCAACAG CGAGTTCTGCGGCGACAACCTGAGTCGCGTACGCTTCACACGTGCGCTCAACAAGCTCAACACTAACACGCTGCACCTGTGCTTCTCGCAG caCGTGGACTGCGACAACCTGCACCCGCAGCACACCCTGCGCAACATCATGTTCCTGGTGTCGGCCGACAACGGCAACCTGGGCAG GACGGGTCCGTTCGAGGTGAGTGGCGATCTGGAGGAATCGATGGAGCTGGTGGAGCCCGAGGCCCCGGGAGCCGCCGAGGAAAGCGGCGAGGACGCCGTCAGCGACGACGAGACCGACCTCGGCACCGAGTGGGAGACCGTCCCCAGTCCCAGATTCTGCGACATTCCCTCGCAG tggaaTCCAATCCTTCTTTCGACGCTGATTGGCTGA
- the atg14 gene encoding beclin 1-associated autophagy-related key regulator isoform X1 produces the protein MASSSAGLASEDPTAPCPAGRPPPAPPRPHLAAGGVMVESVDDAEGLFVAVERCPLCSTSRRRLTCARCVHAGDFVYLDGRNSERCADKMARLKKLKEEKEQLQQRLLHSMRRKLRTDETKWKMMWCRAKMEHINQALIHARQGVKSDQELLLLSQEERQRLQRRASRHQQKREKLERHNRRLRDMLERRGRELSERLAQLAATRRHHVAELMAHIFPTREEKACSRDPADVSSECEAALTSSTVSELAEARRTTYLSGRWIWDDQNGETSVSITGPAVTLPGNGDCSAYYGWVDEKNASHGPEVEQVNPAHTISAALCYTTQLLTVLSHILDVGLPKKLCNSEFCGDNLSRVRFTRALNKLNTNTLHLCFSQHVDCDNLHPQHTLRNIMFLVSADNGNLGRTGPFEVSGDLEESMELVEPEAPGAAEESGEDAVSDDETDLGTEWETVPSPRFCDIPSQSMDLSQSALQVSQPSVNTGGMISSAAASVTSWFRAYTGQR, from the exons ATGGCGTCCTCCTCAGCGGGGCTCGCCTCCGAAGACCCAACAGCCCCTTGTCCCGCGGGCAGGCCGCCGCCAGCGCCTCCTCGCCCGCACCTGGCCGCCGGCGGCGTCATGGTGGAGTCGGTGGATGACGCCGAGGGTCTTTTCGTGGCGGTGGAGCGGTGCCCGCTGTGTAGCACGTCCCGCCGGAGGCTGACTTGCGCCCGCTGCGTGCACGCCGGAGACTTCGTGTACTTGGACGGCAGGAACTCGGAGAG GTGCGCAGACAAGATGGCAAGGCTCAAGAAGCTGAAGGAAGAAAAGGAGCAGCTGCAGCAGAG gcTACTCCACAGCATGCGCAGGAAGTTGCGGACGGACGAGACG AAGTGGAAGATGATGTGGTGCCGCGCCAAGATGGAGCACATCAACCAAGCGCTGATCCACGCACGGCAAGGTGTCAAGAGTG ACCAGGAGCTCCTGCTGCTCTCCCAGGAGGAGCGCCAGCGCCTGCAGCGGCGCGCCAGCCGCCACCAGCAGAAGCGGGAGAAGCTGGAGCGGCACAACCGGCGCCTGCGCGACATGCTGGAGCGACGCGGGCGGGAGCTGAGCGAGCGCCTGGCGCAGCTGGCGGCCACCCGCCGACATCACGTCGCCGAGCTGATGGCGCACATCTTCCCCACGCGGGAGGAGAAAGCCTGCAGCAG AGACCCCGCCGACGTGTCGTCGGAGTGCGAGGCGGCGCTGACATCCAGCACGGTGAGCGAGCTGGCGGAGGCGCGGCGGACCACCTACCTGTCGGGCCGCTGGATCTGGGACGACCAGAACGGCGAGACCAGCGTCAGTATCACGGGGCCCGCCGTCACCCTGCCCGGCAACGGAGACTGCTCCGCCTACTATGGCTGGGTGGACGAGAAAAACGCCAGTCACGGCCCCG AAGTGGAGCAGGTGAACCCGGCCCACACCATCAGCGCTGCCCTGTGCTACACCACGCAGCTGCTGACCGTCTTGTCGCACATCCTGGACGTGGGCCTCCCCAAGAAGCTGTGCAACAG CGAGTTCTGCGGCGACAACCTGAGTCGCGTACGCTTCACACGTGCGCTCAACAAGCTCAACACTAACACGCTGCACCTGTGCTTCTCGCAG caCGTGGACTGCGACAACCTGCACCCGCAGCACACCCTGCGCAACATCATGTTCCTGGTGTCGGCCGACAACGGCAACCTGGGCAG GACGGGTCCGTTCGAGGTGAGTGGCGATCTGGAGGAATCGATGGAGCTGGTGGAGCCCGAGGCCCCGGGAGCCGCCGAGGAAAGCGGCGAGGACGCCGTCAGCGACGACGAGACCGACCTCGGCACCGAGTGGGAGACCGTCCCCAGTCCCAGATTCTGCGACATTCCCTCGCAG TCCATGGATCTCTCGCAGAGCGCACTGCAGGTGTCCCAGCCGTCCGTCAACACAGGAGGAATGATCTCGTCGGCGGCGGCCTCCGTCACGTCCTGGTTCCGAGCGTACACGGGCCAGCGTTGA